One Owenweeksia hongkongensis DSM 17368 genomic region harbors:
- a CDS encoding SusC/RagA family TonB-linked outer membrane protein — protein MKKFYFLLVFQLAMASAWAQSQSYSAKVVDAKKEPVPGASVNIKGTEIYAATNAEGVFTLETEMTNFILQVSALAFKPKEIIVTNGSIPASISLEENTEQLDDVVVTALGIERDRQSIGASVTEVSAKELTDVPMTNVVNSLAGQVAGVQITNGSSGPGSSSRIIIRGENSLSGSNQPLFVVDGVPISNELVASNLTNDGALQEVDFGNGAAEINPDDIASMSILKGPGSAALYGSRAANGVVVITTKRGEKKRGFGVSTSSLLTFETLLTMPDYQNVYGGGSNGQYSFENGVGGGVNDGGISSYGPKLDQGQLIKQFDSPSVDINGNPVRGGDVIARTYPDGSYTDITPTAWTSRPDNVRNFFETGITSQHNIAISSSNDRSAIRFSYSNLRNEGAIPNTDLKRDGLALSVDQELSDRLSASLFVDYINSRSENRPNLGYGYENVMYGFNWTGRQTNIESLQDYWQAGQEGIQHYDFNYLWLTNPYLTLFENTNSFNKDRVLGNANVTYDFSEKLNLRVRTGMDNYNDDREFRRAYSTNRNPYGSYREDNVSFREITTDVLLSYNDRINSAFRYGLSAGANRMDQKTEYTYTTAAQLAVPGVYSLANSRVPLSGNSQVFDKRINSVYAIANLAYRTSLYLDLNVRNDWSSTLPEDNNSFAYYSASLSYVLSNMISMPEGTYAKLRVSAASVGNDTEPYQLANTFQFNQNYGSDFRVTNESVLKNANLKPERLNAYEVGAEVWVLDNRVQMDVAAYQNTSVNQIIGRPVSSASGYTNVIENGGEVRTRGLEAMVRGKIINGRDFQWLGTVNFSTFRSVVTKLPEGVDQFVTGTASVFAGNGGANTVFYIASEGGQVGDMYGTGFIEVDGETLYNENGLPVQDPTLRLLGNYNPDFTMGFGTEFRYKFVSLSVLFDWRKGGTIVSRTKALGSTSGVLQETLEGRETGVVGDGVMNVGTDDNPIYVTNTTAAPASQFYNSFYDRGNEESALYDASYVKLRQVSLYFNMPSKFVKRIGFEKIQVGLIGSNLFLWTENPHFDPELNAFQEQNITYGVEDMSYPSTRSFGISLKTQF, from the coding sequence ATGAAGAAGTTTTACTTTTTACTGGTCTTCCAGCTTGCCATGGCATCCGCTTGGGCACAATCTCAAAGCTATTCCGCCAAGGTAGTAGATGCCAAAAAAGAGCCCGTGCCCGGGGCTTCCGTAAATATTAAAGGCACTGAAATTTATGCCGCCACCAATGCTGAAGGAGTGTTTACCCTGGAAACAGAAATGACGAATTTCATCCTTCAGGTTTCTGCCTTGGCCTTTAAACCAAAAGAAATTATAGTAACTAATGGCAGTATTCCTGCATCAATTTCTTTGGAAGAAAATACAGAGCAGCTTGATGATGTAGTGGTGACAGCACTCGGCATAGAGCGTGACAGGCAATCCATCGGGGCATCGGTAACCGAAGTTAGTGCGAAGGAGCTAACCGATGTTCCAATGACCAATGTGGTAAATAGCTTGGCCGGCCAAGTAGCAGGTGTTCAAATTACCAATGGTTCTTCCGGCCCTGGGTCGTCTTCCAGAATTATAATTCGAGGAGAAAACTCGCTGAGTGGTTCTAACCAACCACTTTTTGTAGTGGATGGTGTTCCTATCAGCAACGAATTGGTAGCTAGCAATCTCACAAATGACGGGGCTCTTCAGGAGGTAGATTTTGGTAATGGAGCTGCCGAAATAAACCCGGATGACATTGCGTCAATGTCTATCCTCAAAGGACCAGGCTCTGCCGCTCTATACGGCTCACGGGCTGCCAATGGTGTTGTTGTAATCACAACCAAAAGAGGAGAAAAAAAGCGTGGGTTTGGTGTAAGCACCAGCAGCCTTCTAACCTTTGAAACCTTACTCACCATGCCTGATTATCAAAATGTATACGGTGGAGGTTCTAACGGACAATATTCATTTGAAAATGGTGTAGGAGGCGGAGTGAATGATGGAGGCATCAGTAGCTACGGTCCAAAATTGGATCAAGGTCAGCTTATAAAACAGTTTGACAGCCCCTCTGTGGACATTAATGGAAACCCGGTGCGTGGTGGAGATGTAATTGCGCGAACTTATCCGGATGGCTCTTACACAGATATTACACCAACAGCGTGGACTTCGCGCCCTGATAATGTGAGAAACTTCTTTGAAACAGGTATTACTTCTCAACACAATATTGCCATCAGCTCATCAAATGACAGGAGTGCTATTCGTTTTTCGTACAGCAATCTGCGCAATGAGGGTGCTATTCCCAATACTGATTTAAAAAGAGATGGTTTGGCACTGAGTGTGGATCAGGAATTGAGTGACCGTTTAAGCGCAAGCTTGTTTGTGGATTACATAAACTCAAGAAGTGAAAACCGCCCCAATCTCGGATATGGATATGAAAACGTGATGTATGGCTTCAACTGGACTGGTCGTCAAACGAATATCGAATCCTTGCAAGATTACTGGCAAGCTGGTCAGGAAGGTATTCAGCATTATGACTTTAACTATTTGTGGCTGACCAACCCTTATCTCACCCTTTTTGAAAACACCAATTCCTTTAATAAGGATCGGGTTCTGGGTAATGCTAACGTTACTTATGATTTCAGCGAAAAGCTGAACTTAAGGGTACGCACAGGTATGGACAACTATAACGATGACCGCGAATTTAGAAGAGCTTACAGCACAAACAGAAATCCTTATGGTAGTTACCGTGAAGACAATGTGAGCTTCCGCGAAATAACTACTGATGTATTGTTGAGCTATAATGACAGAATCAATTCGGCTTTCAGATATGGCTTGTCTGCCGGTGCCAATCGAATGGACCAAAAAACGGAGTACACCTACACCACAGCAGCCCAACTTGCGGTTCCTGGTGTATACTCGTTGGCCAATTCCAGAGTACCTCTTTCTGGGAACAGCCAGGTTTTTGACAAGCGCATAAACAGCGTTTACGCTATTGCCAATTTAGCCTACCGCACTTCTCTATATTTAGATTTGAATGTAAGAAACGATTGGAGTAGCACATTGCCAGAAGACAATAACTCTTTTGCATACTACTCGGCTTCATTGAGCTATGTACTTTCTAATATGATAAGTATGCCCGAAGGCACTTATGCCAAACTACGGGTGAGTGCGGCCAGTGTTGGTAATGATACAGAGCCTTATCAATTGGCCAACACCTTTCAGTTTAATCAAAACTATGGTTCTGACTTTCGGGTAACGAATGAGTCAGTATTGAAAAATGCTAACCTTAAGCCTGAGCGACTAAATGCTTATGAAGTAGGTGCTGAAGTTTGGGTATTGGATAATCGCGTGCAAATGGATGTAGCTGCTTATCAAAACACTAGTGTCAACCAAATTATTGGCCGTCCTGTGTCTTCAGCTTCTGGTTATACCAATGTGATTGAAAATGGCGGTGAAGTAAGAACCAGAGGTTTGGAAGCCATGGTTCGTGGTAAAATTATTAATGGAAGAGACTTTCAATGGTTAGGCACTGTTAACTTTTCCACTTTTAGAAGTGTGGTAACAAAACTCCCTGAAGGTGTAGACCAGTTTGTAACTGGAACAGCTAGCGTATTTGCCGGAAACGGTGGTGCCAATACTGTATTTTACATCGCCTCCGAAGGCGGTCAGGTTGGTGATATGTACGGAACCGGATTTATAGAAGTTGATGGAGAGACCTTATACAACGAAAATGGACTTCCTGTACAAGACCCCACGCTGCGCCTACTTGGAAACTACAACCCTGACTTCACCATGGGGTTCGGCACCGAGTTTCGATACAAATTTGTTTCACTTTCTGTATTGTTTGACTGGCGCAAAGGAGGAACTATTGTATCCCGAACCAAAGCTTTGGGAAGCACATCTGGAGTTTTGCAAGAAACTCTTGAAGGAAGGGAAACCGGAGTTGTAGGAGATGGTGTAATGAATGTGGGTACGGATGACAATCCGATTTATGTAACAAATACCACCGCAGCACCAGCTAGCCAATTTTACAATAGCTTTTATGACCGAGGTAATGAAGAAAGTGCTCTTTACGATGCATCGTATGTAAAGCTTCGCCAGGTGAGCCTGTACTTCAATATGCCATCCAAGTTTGTAAAGAGGATTGGTTTTGAAAAAATACAAGTTGGTTTGATTGGTAGCAACCTATTCCTGTGGACTGAGAACCCTCACTTTGACCCTGAGCTAAATGCCTTTCAGGAGCAAAACATCACCTACGGTGTGGAAGATATGAGTTACCCATCTACCAGAAGTTTTGGTATTAGTTTGAAGACACAATTCTAA
- a CDS encoding radical SAM protein, whose amino-acid sequence MTQNFNKYQQIYWAFTQLCNDHCDHCYNSSGPHGERMSEEECLAVVDNLPDQLERLILSGGEPLAERKVLFSILDKLKEKYENRLFITIQFNGDLLTPKILKQLLDKGVDRFSIASIDRYHKKQGERKEILAELFESHGTRFTEGQPAVTKAELAKTNRNDPTFGFFGATEDMWLGGNWARGRAMDNNIWKKDGSHNFCAIHSGAIGFLEPEEEQVQEMSIQLWKINPCCPGTVEPLGDARVEKVAEVLQRATKSEVIQKLNKGDAWGMGESIGISEGYAKQRSNHLQSICLWCDDFFKNHYDIKELKERKRQKIDEAGFIPEKMQSRISIRNSNTNPN is encoded by the coding sequence ATGACACAAAACTTTAATAAATACCAACAGATTTACTGGGCTTTCACACAGCTCTGCAATGATCATTGTGATCACTGCTACAACAGCAGCGGGCCACATGGCGAACGTATGTCTGAAGAGGAATGTCTCGCGGTGGTAGATAACCTACCTGATCAGTTGGAAAGATTAATTCTAAGTGGAGGTGAACCGCTGGCGGAACGAAAAGTCCTTTTTTCGATACTTGACAAACTCAAGGAAAAGTATGAAAACCGACTGTTTATAACCATCCAATTCAACGGTGATCTCTTAACCCCTAAAATTCTGAAGCAACTACTGGATAAAGGTGTGGATCGTTTTTCTATTGCCAGCATTGACCGTTATCACAAAAAACAGGGAGAACGAAAAGAAATTCTAGCTGAACTTTTTGAAAGCCACGGCACCCGGTTTACGGAAGGTCAACCAGCAGTAACCAAAGCAGAGTTAGCCAAAACCAATCGGAACGATCCCACATTTGGTTTTTTTGGCGCCACTGAAGACATGTGGCTGGGTGGAAACTGGGCTCGTGGCCGTGCCATGGATAACAACATCTGGAAAAAAGATGGCTCGCATAATTTCTGTGCCATCCACTCAGGAGCAATCGGATTTTTAGAGCCTGAGGAGGAGCAAGTACAGGAAATGTCCATTCAGCTTTGGAAAATTAACCCCTGCTGCCCAGGTACGGTAGAGCCACTGGGCGATGCCCGTGTGGAAAAAGTTGCCGAGGTGTTGCAGCGTGCCACAAAATCAGAAGTCATTCAAAAACTAAACAAAGGTGATGCATGGGGAATGGGCGAAAGCATTGGTATTTCAGAAGGTTATGCTAAACAGCGCTCCAATCACCTTCAAAGCATCTGTTTGTGGTGTGATGATTTTTTTAAAAATCACTATGACATCAAAGAACTCAAGGAAAGAAAACGGCAAAAAATAGATGAGGCCGGATTTATACCTGAAAAGATGCAAAGCCGAATCAGCATAAGAAACTCTAACACTAATCCTAATTAA
- a CDS encoding phosphotransferase, translating to MTKLTRDKNYLETYLKSQGWLEENETIKSTEVPGEGNMNFTLRLDTGERTFIVKQSRDFVEKYPQVAAPAERALREAEFYELTSEKPGLKAMMPNILGLDKENNVMVMDDLGAGSDYTHVYKKGQTIPEDELIEIMDFAADLHNGFSAKTASKVIHNLKMRELNHEHMFVYPYLDDNGLNLDDILPGLAEIGKMYKADDELKAELEKMGKLYLADGDKLLHGDYFLGSWLKTKDGVRIIDPEFCFFGPAEFEIGVTIAHLKMADQSEELITKALDHYSAKAKLDEELRKKFTATEILRRILGLAQLPLEIGLEKRKSLLEESRNILTGN from the coding sequence ATGACAAAACTAACTAGAGATAAAAACTACCTCGAAACCTACCTAAAATCCCAAGGTTGGCTAGAGGAAAACGAAACCATAAAATCTACCGAAGTACCAGGCGAGGGAAACATGAATTTCACCTTGAGGTTAGATACCGGTGAACGCACTTTTATTGTGAAGCAAAGCCGCGATTTTGTGGAGAAGTATCCGCAAGTGGCGGCTCCAGCCGAACGGGCTTTGCGCGAGGCAGAGTTTTACGAGCTCACTAGTGAGAAACCTGGACTCAAAGCCATGATGCCAAACATTCTTGGTCTGGACAAAGAAAATAATGTGATGGTGATGGACGACTTAGGCGCGGGTTCGGATTACACACATGTGTATAAAAAAGGCCAAACCATTCCTGAAGATGAGCTAATTGAAATAATGGATTTTGCTGCTGATCTGCACAATGGCTTCTCTGCAAAGACAGCTTCCAAAGTGATTCACAATCTTAAAATGCGAGAGTTGAATCATGAGCACATGTTTGTATATCCTTATTTGGATGACAACGGATTGAACCTGGATGACATCCTACCCGGACTTGCTGAAATTGGAAAGATGTACAAAGCCGATGATGAGCTAAAGGCAGAGTTAGAAAAAATGGGAAAGCTCTATCTGGCAGATGGAGACAAGCTTTTGCATGGTGATTACTTTTTAGGAAGTTGGCTCAAAACCAAAGATGGCGTGCGCATCATCGACCCCGAGTTCTGCTTTTTTGGCCCTGCCGAATTTGAAATCGGAGTAACTATAGCACACCTCAAAATGGCAGACCAATCTGAAGAACTTATAACAAAGGCATTGGATCACTATTCCGCGAAAGCGAAACTAGATGAAGAACTGCGGAAGAAATTTACGGCCACTGAAATCCTAAGAAGGATTTTGGGGCTGGCTCAGCTTCCGCTGGAGATTGGGCTGGAGAAGAGAAAAAGTCTACTGGAAGAATCGAGAAACATTTTAACAGGAAACTGA
- a CDS encoding nucleoside hydrolase: MNKQVWIDTDLSVGMERENRPGYCDVDDGYAILQLMKAENIDIVGMSSVFGNTPLKNAHPLCEMMNTEFAKGKIPTYRGGAEKIDLANVQSNPAVDALAEALKNQKLIIMAIGPATNVGLLLLKYPELKDQIEEVVLVAGRRTAQSNFAIGNKGRNAGDANFDKDVASFEVMFQHGVAVTLAPFEISNKVWLTQKDLDMLAKSDDAGNQWIAKESQHWLQQWLDQGAEGFNPFDVLASHYIISPEDIISEELNARMEIHPNDTVDDPDHFKHYLLCDKSSGYPVKYCYDVVEGYHEKLMRSLMLKS, from the coding sequence ATGAATAAACAAGTTTGGATAGACACTGACCTTTCGGTAGGAATGGAACGCGAAAACCGCCCGGGCTACTGCGATGTAGATGACGGCTACGCTATTCTTCAGTTAATGAAAGCTGAAAATATAGACATCGTTGGGATGAGCAGCGTATTTGGAAACACGCCTCTCAAAAACGCCCACCCGCTTTGCGAAATGATGAATACCGAATTTGCCAAGGGAAAAATTCCTACTTATCGAGGAGGTGCCGAAAAGATTGACCTCGCCAACGTACAAAGTAACCCAGCCGTGGACGCTTTGGCAGAAGCCCTCAAAAACCAAAAGCTAATCATAATGGCCATTGGACCCGCCACCAACGTGGGTTTGCTACTACTTAAATATCCAGAACTGAAAGACCAGATTGAAGAAGTGGTTTTGGTGGCTGGCCGCAGAACTGCGCAATCCAACTTTGCCATTGGCAACAAAGGCCGCAATGCTGGCGATGCCAATTTCGATAAAGACGTAGCTTCTTTTGAGGTGATGTTTCAACATGGCGTGGCGGTTACGCTGGCTCCATTTGAAATAAGCAACAAGGTTTGGCTTACACAAAAAGACCTAGATATGCTGGCCAAAAGTGATGATGCCGGAAACCAATGGATTGCCAAAGAATCGCAACACTGGCTACAGCAGTGGCTCGACCAAGGTGCGGAAGGTTTTAACCCCTTTGATGTGTTGGCCAGTCATTACATCATTTCGCCAGAGGATATTATAAGCGAAGAACTGAATGCCCGCATGGAAATTCACCCAAATGATACGGTGGACGACCCTGACCATTTTAAGCACTATTTGCTTTGTGATAAATCATCTGGCTACCCCGTAAAATACTGCTATGATGTGGTGGAAGGATATCATGAAAAGTTGATGAGAAGTTTAATGCTAAAAAGTTAA
- a CDS encoding ABC transporter ATP-binding protein — MFLEVQNILKSFHAEQVVKDLNFSLDAHKTLSILGKSGCGKTTMLKIIAGLEKPDAGNITLNGENIDEKSPEKRSVVYLYQEDLLFPHLNVFENIAFGLRLKKLPKDEIKTKVEEMIDSLELNGQANKMPHQLSGGQRQRVSFGRAIITNPSLLLLDEPFGSLDAGTRQRMQVLFKKLASQFSITSLFITHDLKEAILMGDKIAFMRSGCLKVYKDKNEFINDPDTGVQQEIGFWEGLIASPLKKVSG; from the coding sequence ATGTTTTTAGAAGTACAAAATATCCTCAAAAGCTTTCATGCAGAGCAAGTGGTAAAAGACTTGAACTTCTCGCTGGACGCTCATAAAACCCTGAGCATCCTCGGAAAATCAGGTTGCGGCAAAACCACAATGCTCAAGATAATCGCAGGCCTTGAAAAACCTGACGCAGGGAACATCACTCTGAACGGAGAAAATATTGATGAAAAATCTCCTGAAAAGAGAAGCGTGGTATATCTCTATCAAGAGGATTTATTGTTTCCGCATTTAAATGTTTTTGAAAATATCGCATTTGGCTTACGCCTAAAAAAGCTACCAAAAGACGAGATTAAAACCAAGGTGGAAGAAATGATTGACAGCCTAGAGCTTAATGGTCAGGCTAATAAAATGCCTCATCAACTTTCGGGGGGGCAACGTCAGCGCGTGTCTTTTGGGAGAGCCATTATCACCAACCCTTCTTTGCTTTTACTCGATGAACCCTTTGGTAGTCTGGATGCCGGAACACGCCAAAGGATGCAAGTACTTTTCAAAAAGCTCGCTTCGCAGTTTAGCATCACCTCACTTTTTATTACCCATGATTTGAAAGAGGCCATTTTGATGGGGGATAAAATTGCCTTTATGCGCAGCGGATGCCTGAAAGTATACAAAGACAAAAATGAATTTATAAATGACCCAGACACTGGGGTACAACAAGAAATTGGATTCTGGGAAGGGCTTATTGCCAGCCCATTGAAGAAGGTTTCAGGATAA
- a CDS encoding ABC transporter permease: MKLWKPAILSLLVILILFPFVYLVLLSMASNWRFPEVLPAYFGLKNWSRIFGSETGLLGSFIISVVISLSVATVSTLSGFFISRTVSYHPRKNTLTLLTYFPYIMAPVVFGACLSFFFLKLGLFGKPTGVIVAQFMIAFPYALIFFSSFWNERTKSLENLVATLGGNRVQTFFKVLFPIAKGMLLICFFQTFLISWFEYGLTSIIGVGKVQTLTIKVFLFIKEANFYYGALSCCLLIFPPVVLLYLNKKYVFNKIV, from the coding sequence ATGAAACTCTGGAAACCCGCAATATTATCCCTTCTCGTAATCCTGATACTCTTCCCTTTTGTGTATCTGGTGCTACTTTCCATGGCTTCCAATTGGCGTTTCCCTGAAGTGCTGCCTGCCTATTTTGGACTGAAAAACTGGAGTCGCATTTTTGGTTCGGAAACGGGACTACTTGGAAGTTTTATAATCTCGGTGGTCATTTCACTTTCGGTAGCTACAGTTTCTACTTTATCTGGATTTTTCATCAGCCGAACGGTATCCTATCATCCAAGAAAAAATACTTTAACACTCCTCACCTATTTTCCATACATAATGGCCCCTGTGGTATTTGGCGCCTGTCTTAGTTTTTTCTTTTTAAAGCTTGGCTTATTTGGGAAACCAACTGGAGTAATCGTTGCTCAGTTTATGATTGCTTTTCCCTACGCCCTGATTTTTTTCAGCAGCTTTTGGAATGAGCGCACCAAGAGCCTCGAAAATCTGGTGGCTACCCTTGGTGGAAACCGAGTACAGACCTTTTTCAAAGTGCTATTCCCCATTGCAAAAGGCATGTTGTTAATCTGCTTTTTTCAAACCTTTTTAATCTCATGGTTCGAATACGGACTCACTTCCATAATAGGGGTTGGAAAGGTGCAAACGCTTACCATCAAAGTATTTCTATTTATAAAGGAAGCCAATTTTTACTACGGGGCACTAAGCTGCTGCCTATTGATTTTCCCTCCGGTAGTATTGCTTTATCTCAATAAGAAATATGTGTTCAACAAAATCGTGTAG
- a CDS encoding ABC transporter permease, whose translation MKNKYSNIGLLFFVLIGVVPFAAAFIYSVLYSFGVVGVVNDGFTTRFWESAITSGEFFKSFGYSAAIAAVSVTISVGLALWLALKFTKELNRKLLSFVIYLPLAIPGVVAAFFTFQLFSKAGFFSRLSYKLGWLVEARQFPDLVNDQYAIGIILTFITGVMPFFVLLFLNVYKNERVADLSRLAYSLGASPRQITWRVSLPVMLRKTWTLVVLYFIFLLGAYEVPLILGQESPQMLSVLVIREIKQYDLTKISEGYVVAVIYTIIVSLAAILLFSKKSKTTEAIVDN comes from the coding sequence TTGAAAAATAAATACTCAAATATTGGCCTGCTCTTTTTCGTACTGATTGGTGTAGTGCCATTTGCCGCGGCATTTATATATTCGGTGCTCTACAGCTTTGGCGTGGTAGGTGTTGTGAATGATGGTTTCACCACCCGCTTTTGGGAATCTGCCATTACTTCGGGAGAATTTTTTAAATCATTTGGATACAGTGCTGCCATAGCTGCGGTTTCCGTTACCATTTCCGTGGGGCTGGCATTATGGTTAGCCCTAAAGTTCACCAAGGAGTTGAATAGAAAACTCTTATCATTTGTTATTTACCTGCCCTTAGCTATTCCTGGTGTGGTGGCAGCTTTCTTCACGTTTCAGCTTTTTAGCAAAGCAGGTTTTTTCTCCCGGCTTAGCTACAAACTGGGCTGGTTGGTTGAAGCTCGACAGTTCCCCGATTTGGTAAACGACCAGTATGCCATTGGTATCATCCTCACATTTATCACAGGGGTTATGCCCTTTTTTGTGCTACTGTTTTTGAATGTGTACAAAAATGAAAGAGTGGCCGACCTATCGCGCCTGGCGTACTCTTTGGGCGCCTCTCCTAGGCAAATTACCTGGAGGGTAAGCCTACCTGTAATGCTTCGAAAAACCTGGACGCTGGTTGTATTGTACTTCATATTTCTACTCGGAGCGTATGAAGTTCCCCTGATACTCGGGCAAGAGTCTCCACAAATGCTTTCGGTACTTGTTATTCGAGAAATCAAGCAATATGACCTCACCAAAATATCTGAAGGCTATGTGGTAGCTGTGATTTACACAATCATTGTGTCGCTGGCCGCTATTCTGCTCTTTTCCAAAAAAAGTAAAACCACTGAAGCCATAGTAGATAACTGA
- a CDS encoding ABC transporter substrate-binding protein — translation MNRIFYAFALLVGLVSCNSTPPESDINLSEAPWDTITQKASGTTVNFMMWQGNPSLNDYINNYVIPRVKELHNIDLEITGGQGPEVVQLVMGEKQAGVEKGQVDIVWINGETFFQLRKIDGLWGPFVKKLPSSKYINFDNPFISIDFQQPVNYMEAPWGMGQYALVYDSAQVSNPPRNLNQLEAYLKENPGTFTISNDFSGMTLLKSFLAEIGGSPTSLDGEFDEEKYNRLSEQLWDYINRNKKYFWKGGSTFPKEHTKVDQMFATGELHLVYGFSEGGIEDKIRDGLFPKTTRAYAWDNGTILNSNYLGIPYNSSNKAGAMTVINFLLSPEAQYYKQTRNGREARTVLDLNLLPEEWRAKFENAPKPQYSPNLEKLAKKAIKEPAPEYMIRLYDDFRTEVIEK, via the coding sequence GTGAATAGAATATTCTACGCATTTGCATTGCTCGTAGGCTTGGTATCTTGCAATTCTACACCTCCAGAATCTGACATCAACCTTTCTGAAGCACCTTGGGACACCATTACCCAAAAGGCTAGCGGTACCACCGTGAATTTTATGATGTGGCAAGGCAATCCTTCATTAAATGATTACATCAACAATTATGTAATTCCAAGGGTAAAAGAGCTCCATAATATTGACTTGGAAATTACTGGTGGCCAAGGTCCTGAAGTAGTACAACTGGTAATGGGTGAAAAACAAGCTGGGGTAGAAAAAGGCCAGGTGGACATTGTTTGGATTAATGGTGAAACCTTCTTTCAGCTCAGAAAAATTGATGGCTTATGGGGGCCTTTTGTAAAAAAACTTCCCAGTTCTAAATACATAAATTTTGACAACCCCTTTATCAGCATTGATTTCCAACAACCAGTAAATTACATGGAAGCGCCTTGGGGCATGGGGCAATATGCACTAGTCTACGACTCTGCTCAAGTGTCCAATCCGCCAAGAAATCTAAATCAGCTTGAAGCCTACCTAAAAGAAAACCCTGGGACTTTTACTATATCCAACGACTTTTCCGGAATGACCTTATTGAAAAGCTTTTTGGCAGAAATAGGAGGCTCGCCTACCAGTCTGGATGGTGAGTTTGATGAAGAAAAATACAATAGGCTTTCTGAGCAATTGTGGGATTACATCAATAGAAACAAAAAATATTTCTGGAAAGGAGGTAGCACTTTTCCCAAAGAACACACCAAAGTAGACCAGATGTTTGCCACGGGCGAGTTACACTTGGTTTATGGATTTAGCGAAGGCGGAATAGAAGATAAAATACGTGATGGGCTTTTTCCAAAAACAACCCGTGCCTACGCCTGGGACAATGGCACCATTCTCAATTCTAACTACCTCGGAATTCCTTACAACAGCAGCAATAAGGCTGGGGCTATGACGGTAATTAATTTCTTGCTGTCGCCTGAGGCTCAATATTACAAGCAAACCCGAAATGGTCGTGAAGCCCGCACCGTGCTCGACCTTAATCTCTTGCCCGAAGAATGGAGAGCGAAATTTGAAAATGCTCCTAAACCTCAATACTCTCCAAACCTTGAAAAGCTGGCCAAAAAAGCAATTAAAGAACCTGCTCCGGAGTATATGATTCGCCTGTATGATGACTTTAGAACTGAAGTAATTGAAAAATAA
- a CDS encoding TIGR04282 family arsenosugar biosynthesis glycosyltransferase, which translates to MEKNLFSSQRKRFNRTIFQSLLDHSLHTAKDSQLPIFWIDENKQRGYNFGERFANAFEYVFSQGYDNVISIGNDTPELTSDDLLQAANILDQQKSVLGPTADGGDYLIGLNKSAFCKETFQNIPWQTSAVHKSLANYFKAFDCSTALLHTLVDVDHESVIWESSTDHSKLQSLKILLLKLLGQTIFTLFYRIPHTSSPSLLQKGLRAPPSFS; encoded by the coding sequence TTGGAGAAAAATCTTTTTTCGTCTCAGCGCAAGAGGTTCAACAGAACCATCTTTCAATCCCTTTTAGACCATAGCCTCCATACGGCAAAGGATTCACAACTCCCTATTTTCTGGATTGATGAGAACAAGCAGCGTGGGTACAATTTTGGTGAGCGATTTGCCAATGCCTTTGAATACGTTTTTAGTCAGGGTTATGATAATGTAATCTCCATTGGTAACGATACACCGGAGCTTACCTCAGATGACTTATTGCAAGCGGCAAATATTCTGGACCAACAAAAATCTGTTTTAGGCCCCACGGCTGATGGCGGTGATTATTTGATTGGTTTAAACAAAAGTGCTTTTTGCAAAGAAACTTTTCAAAACATTCCTTGGCAAACCTCAGCAGTGCATAAGAGTCTTGCCAATTACTTCAAAGCATTTGACTGTTCTACAGCACTACTTCACACTTTGGTAGACGTAGATCATGAATCTGTAATTTGGGAATCGTCCACTGATCATAGCAAACTTCAATCCTTGAAGATTCTTCTGCTAAAACTGCTTGGTCAAACGATTTTCACCCTGTTTTATCGCATACCGCACACCAGCTCTCCCTCTTTGCTTCAAAAGGGACTTCGAGCCCCACCAAGTTTTTCTTAG